In Aspergillus nidulans FGSC A4 chromosome IV, a single window of DNA contains:
- a CDS encoding acyl--CoA ligase (transcript_id=CADANIAT00000749), translating into MVFTSPSPAVLPPIPDNIPISEFMLTDANGRYPLSKARHPFTCGLTGKTYSALEVKDRVEYMSRGLAKLLNWEPNGGSEWDKTLVIFSLNTIDSIPLGWATHELGGIVSPANAAYSADELKHQLLDSKAKAMFTCVPLLPTALKAASAAGLPKDRIYLIDVLPGSGKIPTEFKTLSQIVEEGKSLPKLEKLKWGAGEGARRTAYLCYSSGTSGLPMTALEKSWRDTRKNADGSYYSDVLLGLLPQSHIYGLVVICHAGTFRGDQVIVLPKFELRSCLAAVQRFKISVLFVVPPIIITMLRSPEICAEYDLNSAVALVTGAAPLGQETALDFQKRYPKVAIRQAYGLTETSTVVTATHFDDIVPGSSGWLIPGVEARIVTPEGEDITKYDTPGELWVRAPSVVLGYLNNEKATKETFGDGWMHTGDEAVIRKSPKGNEHVFIVDRIKELIKVKGHQVAPAELEAHLLTHPAVADCAVIAIPDDAAGEVPKAIVSKSPEAGPDDEATVKSIVKYVQDHKARHKWLKGGVRFIDTVPKSPSGKILRRLLRDQEAAMRRQAGSKL; encoded by the exons ATGGTTTTCACATCCCCAAGTCCTGCGGTGTTACCGCCTATTCCTGACAATATTCCAATCAGCGAGTTCATGCTCACAGACGCCAATGGCCGCTATCCTCTATCCAAAGCACGACACCCATTTACCTGTGGCCTCACCGGAAAGACATACTCGGCGCTCGAGGTCAAGGACAGGGTAGAGTATATGTCGCGCGGGCTTGCGAAGTTGCTCAATTGGGAGCCCAATGGGGGTTCCGAATGGGATAAGACACTTGTTATCTTTAGCTTGAACACA ATCGACTCGATTCCTTTGGGTTGGGCGACGCACGAGCTTGGCGGGATTGTTTCTCCCGCCAATGCCGCCTACTCcgcagatgagctgaagCACCAACTACTCGATTCAAAAGCAAAGGCTATGTTCACTTGCGTTCCGCTTCTCCCCACGGCTCTGAAAGCGGCATCTGCGGCAGGGCTACCTAAAGACCGTATTTATTTGATTGATGTGTTGCCCGGTAGCGGGAAGATCCCGACGGAATTTAAGACACTCTCACAGATCGTCGAGGAAGGAAAGTCTCTTccgaagttggagaagctcaAATGGGGGGCAGGCGAGGGCGCGCGTCGAACTGCCTATCTATGCTATTCTAGCGGAACGTCAGGGTTACCT ATGACGGCTTTAGAGAAATCATGGCGTGATACCCGCAAGAATGCGGACGGCAGCTACTATAGTGACGTCTTGCTGGGCCTGCTCCCCCAGAGCCATATTTACGGACTGGTTGTTATCTGCCATGCTGGGACCTTCCGGGGAGATCAAGTCATAGTTCTTCCCAAGTTCGAGTTGAGGTCGTGTTTGGCCGCCGTCCAAAGATTCAAGATCTCTGTTTTGTTTGTG GTTCCTCCGATCATTATCACTATGCTTCGGAGCCCAGAAATATGCGCTGAGTATGACCTTAACTCGGCGGTGGCGCTCGTGACTGGGGCGGCACCACTGGGTCAAGAGACCGCTCTCGACTTTCAAAAGAGATATCCGAAGGTTGCTATTCGGCAGGCATATG GCCTTACCGAGACATCAACGGTCGTCACGGCCACACACTTTGATGACATCGTGCCTGGGTCTTCCGGTTGGCTTATCCCCGGCGTAGAGGCACGTATCGTGACCCCAGAAGGGGAGGATATTACCAAGTATGACACCCCTGGTGAGCTCTGGGTCCGAGCTCCCAGCGTCGTTCTTGGCTATCTCAACAATGAGAAAGCTACCAAAGAGACGTTTGGCGATGGATGGATGCATACCGGTGATGAAGCCGTGATTCGGAAGAGCCCCAAGGGCAATGAACATGTGTTCATTGTCGACCGAATCAAGGAGCTGATCAAAGTCAAG GGTCACCAAGTCGCTCCAGCCGAGCTTGAAGCGCATCTCCTCACCCACCCAGCGGTGGCAGATTGCGCTGTCATCGCCATCCCCGATGACGCTGCCGGTGAGGTACCTAAAGCAATTGTATCTAAGTCACCTGAGGCGGGACCAGATGACGAGGCTACAGTCAAGTCGATCGTCAAATATGTGCAGGATCATAAAGCGCGACACAAATGGCTTAAGGGTGGTGTGAGATTCATCGACACTGTTCCCAAGAGCCCTAGCGGAAAGATCTTGCGACGGCTACTTCGTGACCAGGAGGCGGCTATGCGCAGACAAGCAGGCTCTAAGCTATAG
- a CDS encoding bifunctional alcohol dehydrogenase/S-(hydroxymethyl)glutathione dehydrogenase (transcript_id=CADANIAT00000750), translating to MASTVGKTITCKAAIAWAAGEPLSIEDVEVAPPKAHEVRIQVLHTGVCHTDAYTLSGKDPEGAFPVILGHEGAGIVESVGEGVTSVKPGDHVIALYTPECRECKFCKSGKTNLCGKIRATQGKGVMPDGTSRFKARGKDLLHFMGTSTFSQYTVVADISVVAVTDKIPTDRSCLLGCGITTGYGAAVVTAKVEEGSNIAVFGAGCVGLSVMQGAVKNKAGKIIAVDVNDAKEEWSRKFGATDFVNPTKLNGQTIQEKLIEMTDGGCDYTFDCTGNVGVMRAALEACHKGWGESIVIGVAAAGQEISTRPFQLVTGRVWRGCAFGGIKGRTQLPGLVDDYLDGKLKVDEFITHREPLANINTAFEQMKAGDCIRCVVDLS from the exons ATGGCTAGCACTGTTGGCAAG ACCATCACTTGTAAG GCGGCGATCGCGTGGGCCGCCGGTGAGCCCCTCTCCATTGAGGACGTTGAGGTCGCACCTCCCAAGGCCCATGAGGTTCGCATCCAGGTCCTTCACACTGGTGTCTGCCACACAG ATGCCTACACTCTCTCCGGAAAGGACCCCGAAGGAGCGTTTCCCGTCATCCTCGGACACGAGGGTGCCGGTATTGTCGAGTCCGTCGGTGAGGGTGTCACGTCTGTGAAGCCCGGTGACCACGTCATTGCTCTCTA CACCCCCGAGTGCCGAGAATGCAAGTTCTGCAAGTCCGGCAAGACCAACCTCTGCGGCAAGATCCGCGCTACCCAGGGCAAGGGTGTCATGCCCGACGGCACATCCCGCTTCAAGGCCCGCGGCAAGGACCTCCTGCACTTCATGGGCACCTCCACCTTCTCACAGTACACTGTTGTTGCCGACAtctccgtcgtcgccgttACCGACAAGATCCCTACTGACCGATCGTGCCTGCTCGGTTGCGGTATCACGACCGGCTACGGTGCCGCCGTCGTCACCGCcaaggttgaggagggctCCAACATCGCTGTCTTCGGTGCTGGATGTGTTGGTCTCTCCGTCATGCAGGGtgccgtcaagaacaaggcCGGCAAGATCATCGCCGTCGACGTCAACGATGCCAAGGAGGAATGGTCCCGCAAGTTCGGTGCCACTGACTTCGTCAACCCGACCAAGCTCAACGGCCAGACTATTCAGGAGAAGCTCATTGAGATGACCGACGGTGGCTGCGACTATACTTTCGACTGCACCGGAAACGTTGGCGTTATGCGCGCTGCCCTCGAGGCCTGCCACAAGGGCTGGGGTGAGAGTATCGTCATTGGTGTCGCTGCTGCAGGCCAGGAGATTTCCACACGAC CATTCCAGCTCGTCACCGGTCGTGTATGGCGCGGCTGTGCTTTCGGTGGTATCAAGGGCCGCACTCAACTCCCTGGCCTGGTGGATGACTATCTGGATGGCAAGCTCAAGGTGGATGAGTTCATCACCCACCGTGAGCCcctcgccaacatcaacacTGCCTTTGAGCAGATGAAGGCGGGTGACTGCATCCGCTGCGTTGTTGACCTGTCATAA
- a CDS encoding Ldh family oxidoreductase (transcript_id=CADANIAT00000751), whose product MSEPTATQKIHHINPSDLESFVHQILTANNVPPAHATIVAACLVQADLRGVDTHGSNRIPSYMQRIRQNVLDPAASPEITQITPIAALVDGKNTFGFVSAHMGMKRAIEMANEFGLGLVSVKHSNHFGMSAWLVQQAIDAGMMSLVFTNSSPALPVWGGKEKLMGVSPIACGAPAGKERPFILDMAPSVAARGKIYKALRRGENIPTDWALDRDGNITDDPARALEGVMLPMGGPKGSALAVMMDVFSGVFSGSAFAGHVTGPYDPSKPADVGHFLLAIKPDLFVSLEDFKERMDYLYQRVVGCEKMGGVERIYYPGEIEQITREKRLEEGIPFTENEIEGLNKEAEMVGVPKLMYDYSLT is encoded by the exons ATGTCCGAGCCAACCGCCACACAGAAAATCCACCACATCAACCCCTCAGATCTAGAGAGCTTCGTCCACCAAATCTTAACTGCCAATAATGTACCCCCAGCACACGCCACCATCGTCGCCGCTTGCCTTGTGCAAGCCGATCTTCGCGGCGTCGACACCCACGGCTCAAACCGCATTCCCTCATATATGCAACGCATCCGCCAGAACGTCCTCGACCCAGCGGCATCACCTGAAATCACCCAAATCACACCCATTGCAGCCCTGGTCGATGGTAAAAACACATTTGGCTTTGTGTCAGCGCACATGGGTATGAAGCGCGCTATTGAAATGGCGAACGAGTTCGGACTCGGTCTTGTCTCGGTCAAACACTCCAATCATTTCGGCATGTCTGCTTGGCTTGTTCAACAGGCTATTGATGCGGGAATGATGTCCCTCGTCTTCACCAACTCTTCGCCCGCTTTACCCGTCTGGGGCGGCAAGGAAAAGCTTATGGGCGTGTCCCCAATTGCATGCGGCGCTCCAGCAGGCAAAGAACGccccttcatccttgacatGGCTCCATCCGTTGCAGCGCGGGGCAAAATCTACAAGGCGCTCCGCAGAGGCGAGAATATCCCAACAGACTGGGCTCTGGACCGTGATGGAAATATCACCGACGATCCGGCGCGCGCACTGGAAGGCGTAATGCTTCCCATGGGCGGTCCGAAAGGGTCTGCCCTTGCGGTAATGATGGACGTCTTCTCAGGTGTGTTTTCGGGCTCAGCATTCGCCGGTCACGTTACCGGTCCTTACGACCCGAGTAAACCGGCAGATGTCGGCCACTTTCTTTTGGCTATCAAGCCGGATCTATTTGTGAGCCTAGAGGATTTCAAAGAACGCATGGACTATCTCTATCAGAGGGTGGTTGGGTGCGAAAAGATGGGGGGCGTAGAACGGATATATTACCCTGGGGAGATTGAGCAGATAACACGTGAGAAGAGACTGGAGGAGGGAATTCCATTTACCGAAAACGAGATTGAGGGTCTTAATAAGGAGGCAGAAATGGTAGGAGTACCCAAGCTGATG TATGATTACAGCTTGACATGA
- a CDS encoding sulfatase family protein (transcript_id=CADANIAT00000752), which yields MQFLGQWHHQIYILRKDLLVQKGTTYSKHFCSTAVCCPSRANIWTGRMPHNTNVTDVGLPYGGYPKVVEAGWNDNYLPIWMQEAGYDTYYVGKLWNSHTPDNYNKPYAKGFNGSEFLLDPFTYRYYNAKMTRNGAEPVDYSGQYVTDVLTEKAIGFLNETLKNPDRPWMLTVAPNAPHSNGSATADGTHWFGEPEYAPRHANLFKDYKVPRDKSFNTVIEGAVGWVKDISQLSQKEVDYIDEFQRCRLRALQAVDEMVDRLISRLDEAGVLDNTYIFFSTDNGYHLGQHAFRPGKNCGYETDINVPLIVRGPGVPKGTVDSATSHTDLAPTFLAIAGAPNRDGLDGKTVLNLDGGNATQKTEHVAIEYWGLAVPEGIYGYISNQTGQADNAYEGNTYKGLRLVSDDYSLYYAVWCNNEKEFYNLKLLTHAQDDPYQTVNLAADISKHESYRIANRPLPQIFQRANALMMVLKSCTGDSCRHPWVQLHPNGDVHSLADALDKSYDTFYANQPRVSFSECSLGYHLWAEGPQKFNVYKKGSRDVNDGQVGDEDSSTSALNLSDM from the exons ATGCAATTTTTGGGGCAATGGCACCATCAGATCTACATCCTACGCAAA GATCTCTTAGTCCAGAAAGGCACAACGTACTCAAAACATTTCTGTTCCACAGCCGTCTGCTGTCCTTCCCGGGCCAATATCTGGACTGGCCGTATGCCGCACAACACAAACGTCACTGACGTCGGCTTACCTTATGGTGGATACCCAAAGGTGGTAGAGGCAGGGTGGAACGACAATTACCTGCCGATCTGGATGCAAGAGGCCGGATATGACACCTACTATGTCGGGAAACTGTGGAATTCACACACTCCAGACAACTACAATAAGCCCTATGCGAAGGGGTTTAACGGGTCTGAGTTTCTATTGGATCCATTTACATATCGCTACTATAATGCAAAAATGACGCGCAATGGAGCGGAGCCGGTCGATTACTCCGGCCAATATGTGACAGATGTGCTCACAGAGAAAGCAATTGGCTTCCTGAATGAGACTCTGAAGAACCCAGATCGTCCTTGGATGCTGACCGTGGCCCCGAACGCCCCCCATTCTAATGGTTCGGCCACGGCGGATGGTACGCATTGGTTTGGGGAGCCAGAATACGCGCCCCGCCATGCAAACCTCTTCAAGGACTACAAAGTCCCTAGAGACAAGAGTTTTAACACAGTCATTGAAGGTGCAGTCGGCTGGGTCAAGGATATATCACAACTAAGCCAGAAGGAAGTGGACTATATTGATGAGTTCCAGCGTTGTCGTCTTCGGGCACTTCAGGCTGTGGATGAGATGGTCGACCGACTTATCTCCAGACTTGATGAGGCTGGTGTCCTTGACAATacgtatatcttcttctctacCGACAACGGATACCACCTCGGCCAACACGCTTTTCGGCCAGGAAAAAACTGTGGATACG AGACGGATATTAATGTTCCACTCATTGTGCGAGGTCCCGGAGTTCCCAAGGGAACAGTCGATTCTGCCACCAGCCACACAGACCTTGCGCCTACGTTCCTTGCAATAGCCGGCGCCCCTAACCGAGACGGTCTGGACGGTAAAACCGTTCTCAACTTGGACGGAGGGAATGCAACCCAAAAGACCGAGCACGTGGCTATAGAGTATTGGGGCCTG GCGGTGCCGGAAGGCATTTACGGATACATAAGCAACCAAACAGGCCAGGCCGATAATGCTTACGAAGGGAATACGTACAAGGGACTGCGATTGGTCTCAGATGACTACAGCCTGTACTATGCTGTGTGGTGCAACAACGAAAAGGAGTTCTATAATCTTAAG CTGCTCACACACGCACAGGATGATCCTTACCAAACAGTCAATCTGGCTGCAGATATTTCAAAACATGAGTCCTACCGCATCGCCAACAGACCTCTACCTCAGATATTCCAGCGAGCAAATGCCCTCATGATGGTGCTAAAGTCCTGTACTGGGGATTCATGCCGTCATCCTTGGGTCCAGCTGCATCCCAACGGCGACGTGCACAGTCTCGCCGATGCTCTCGACAAGTCCTACGACACGTTCTATGCAAATCAGCCCAGGGTTTCCTTCTCTGAATGCAGCCTCGGATACCATCTCTGGGCTGAAGGACCGCAAAAGTTCAACGTTTACAAGAAGGGCAGCCGCGATGTTAACGATGGCCAAGTTGGTGATGAGGACTCGTCAACCTCCGCTTTGAACCTTTCGGACATGTAG
- a CDS encoding protein binA (transcript_id=CADANIAT00000753), producing MAFTVAYTTSSFPVDLVDDTDIKAHERIMTSDKLGLVNPGGTVCRVVDFAPKSPPLMHRTQSLDYGIVLEGEIEMHLDSGEKRLLKKGDIAVQRGTMHAWYNPSETQWTRMVFVLQECKPLVVAGQELGEDLTQAKTDDIKPSR from the coding sequence ATGGCATTCACTGTAGCCTACACGACCTCGTCCTTCCCGGTGGACCTAGTCGACGACACCGATATCAAGGCACACGAGCGCATCATGACTTCCGATAAACTGGGGCTAGTGAATCCCGGCGGAACAGTCTGCAGAGTCGTGGACTTTGCGCCAAAGTCCCCGCCGCTTATGCATCGGACGCAGAGCTTGGATTACGGTATTGTCCTGGAGGGAGAGATTGAGATGCACTTGGAttctggggagaagaggttgcTCAAGAAAGGGGATATTGCAGTGCAGAGAGGGACAATGCATGCTTGGTATAATCCGAGTGAGACGCAGTGGACGAGGATGGTTTTTGTTTTGCAGGAGTGTAAGCCGCTTGTTGTTGCGGGGCAGGAGCTCGGTGAGGATTTGACCCAGGCGAAGACAGATGATATTAAGCCGAGTCGTTAG
- a CDS encoding zinc-dependent alcohol dehydrogenase family protein (transcript_id=CADANIAT00000754), with protein sequence MSSIQQWTTSLQGLDSLQSVEAPKPTAGPGEVLVRISAVSLNYRDYEVCCGLYGHHKSVSQDKASLVPCSDMCGEIVEVGEGVTGWQKGDRVLSTFLPDHQTGQVVEKMMASGLGLPQPGVLAEYRAFPAHGLVRAPSYLSDEEAATLPIAAVTAWMSINGMRPKGQNGGEGEYILLQGTGGVSVSGLQIAKASGAKTIITSSSDDKLKQAKELGADYTINYRKTPNWEEEVLKLTDNHGADIIIEVGGAGTLKKSFNCIAWGGLIDCVGYLSGKVDAPEDRTNVNLLALSRNVTLKGIINGPKDRFEEMIAFYEKHSIKPVVNKVFSFKDAPEAFKYLANGQHFGKIVIKIA encoded by the exons ATGTCTTCAATTCAGCAGTGGACGACGTCCCTTCAAGGCTTGGATAGCCTCCAATCAGTTGAAGCTCCCAAGCCCACCGCAGGTCCTGGCGAGGTACTTGTGCGCATTTCCGCCGTGTCACTTAACTACCGCGACTATGAAG TTTGCTGCGGACTATATGGCCACCACAAATCCGTCAGCCAGGACAAGGCATCACTCGTACCATGCTCGGATATGTGCGGAGAAATTGTTGAGGTAGGGGAAGGTGTGACAGGTTGGCAGAAGGGCGACAGGGTACTCTCGACTTTCCTCCCTGACCACCAGACTGGCCAGGTCgttgagaagatgatggccagtggtcttggtcttcccCAACCCGGGGTCTTGGCGGAGTATCGTGCGTTTCCCGCCCACGGTCTCGTCCGGGCACCGAGCTACCTCTCCGATGAAGAGGCGGCCACTCTTCCCATCGCGGCGGTGACGGCTTGGATGTCAATCAACGGTATGCGCCCTAAGGGTCAGAATGGCGGCGAGGGGGAGtatatccttcttcaagggaCTGGCGGAGTATCTGTTTCGGGTTTGCAGATTGCCAAAGCTTCAGGAGCAAAGA CAATCATCACCTCGTCGTCGGACGACAAGCTGAAGCAGGCTAAGGAGCTCGGCGCCGACTACACGATCAACTACCGCAAGACTCCTAActgggaggaagaagtattAAAGCTGACTGACAACCACGGAGCTGATATTATTATTGAGGTCGGTGGTGCGggtacattgaagaagagctttaACTGCATTGCCTGGGGCGGCCTCATCGACTGTGTGGGATACCTGAGCGGGAAGGTTGACGCCCCCGAGGACCGAACGAATGTGAATCTCCTCGCTCTATCTCGCAATGTGACGCTAAAGGGTATCATCAACGGTCCCAAGGACCGGTTCGAGGAGATGATTGCTTTCTACGAGAAGCacagcatcaagccagtaGTGAACAAGGTTTTCTCCTTCAAGGATGCCCCAGAAGCCTTCAAGTACTTGGCGAATGGACAGCACTTTGGGAAGATTGTCATCAAGATTGCATAG